Proteins from a single region of Mytilus trossulus isolate FHL-02 chromosome 2, PNRI_Mtr1.1.1.hap1, whole genome shotgun sequence:
- the LOC134706526 gene encoding uncharacterized protein LOC134706526 isoform X1, with amino-acid sequence MKSVFIIALVLCVMVAHVRSQAPGQAAQRQAAARQMRGGSSSAMLPALMAMGKGGKMNPLMLQMLMSGRGGRSGMGSMMPLMLMAEGGMGESMLPLLLMSQGQGGASSGGASSSGGGLMNMLLMNRMFN; translated from the exons ATGAAGTCCGTATTTATAATTGCCTTAGTGTTGTGTGTGATGGTAGCTCATGTCCGATCACAGGCCCCTG GTCAAGCAGCACAGAGACAAGCAGCAGCAAGACAAATGCGTGGAGGTAGCAGCAGTGCAATGTTGCCAGCATTGATGGCAATGGGAAAAGGTGGCAAAATGAACCCACTGATGCTTCAGATGCTCATGTCCGGTAGAGGTGGCAGAAGTGGTATGGGAAGCATGATGCCCCTTATGTTGATGGCTGAAGGAGGAATGGGCGAATCCATGCTCCCACTTTTATTaatgtcacaaggtcaaggAGGTGCATCATCAGGAGGTGCTTCATCATCCGGAGGCGGACTTATGAATATGCTTTTAATGAACCGCATGTTTAATTAG